A genome region from Streptomyces pratensis includes the following:
- a CDS encoding SigE family RNA polymerase sigma factor gives MGTVLDDAAAAEFHAFFEAHYAELARLAHLLTGEADAADDLAADALMALWHRWDRVRGADHPAAYARGVVANLARTRIRSAVRERRRIALFWAPRGAGDGYAADGPDVSAVVDVQGALRRLPFRKRACVVLRHAFDLSERDTALVLGVSVGTVKSQTSRGVAELQRLLGPETTAAQVQVAAAGQRAGGRH, from the coding sequence GTGGGCACAGTCCTGGATGATGCTGCTGCCGCCGAGTTCCATGCGTTCTTCGAGGCGCACTACGCCGAACTCGCGCGGCTCGCCCACCTGCTGACGGGCGAGGCCGATGCGGCGGACGACCTGGCCGCCGACGCGCTGATGGCGCTGTGGCACCGCTGGGACCGGGTCAGGGGCGCCGACCACCCGGCGGCCTACGCGAGAGGTGTCGTCGCCAACCTGGCCCGTACGCGCATCCGCAGCGCGGTGCGTGAGCGCCGGAGAATCGCGCTGTTCTGGGCGCCCCGCGGGGCCGGGGACGGCTACGCGGCGGACGGACCCGACGTGTCGGCCGTGGTGGACGTCCAAGGGGCCCTGCGGCGGCTGCCGTTCCGCAAGCGCGCGTGCGTGGTGCTCCGGCACGCCTTCGACCTGTCCGAACGGGACACCGCTCTGGTCCTCGGGGTCTCGGTGGGTACGGTGAAGAGCCAGACCTCGCGCGGTGTGGCGGAACTCCAGCGGCTGCTCGGACCCGAAACCACGGCGGCCCAGGTACAGGTGGCAGCTGCCGGGCAGCGCGCCGGAGGAAGGCACTGA
- a CDS encoding cytochrome P450 family protein, which translates to MSIRTTATTACPIHLDASGADPHEEIARIREQGPVVQVALPGGILAWSVTSMELLKQLMTDPRVSKDAEQHWPAWMRGEIPADWPLTLWVSVRSMITAYGEGHVRLRKLVAQAFTARNVSVLRPRVEEITRVLLDRLDEVPEGTEVDLRARFAVPLPVQVVCDLLGVPEEMRGPLQETVGLTFLTSVGPATNEENIRELYGTLAELVAAGREAPGEGLITRLVAVRDEANGIGLSQQELLDTLLLIISAGYETTVNLLDHAVHRLLSNPAQLELVRSGRAAWEDVVEETLRCEPSGFHVPLRYAVEDMEIGGVRIAQGDPILVSVAGAGRDPRVHGPDAAEFDITRPTRREHITFGYGVHHCIGAPLARMEAVVALKALFGRYPDLRLARPGEDLPLLPSFITNGHRELPVRLR; encoded by the coding sequence ATGAGCATCCGAACCACGGCGACCACGGCCTGCCCGATCCACCTCGACGCGTCCGGAGCCGACCCGCACGAGGAGATCGCCCGCATCCGCGAGCAGGGCCCGGTGGTCCAGGTCGCCCTCCCCGGAGGCATCCTGGCCTGGTCCGTCACCAGCATGGAACTTCTCAAGCAGCTGATGACCGACCCACGGGTCTCCAAGGACGCCGAACAGCACTGGCCGGCCTGGATGCGCGGTGAGATACCCGCCGACTGGCCGCTCACCCTGTGGGTCTCCGTCCGCAGCATGATCACCGCCTACGGTGAGGGCCACGTCCGGCTGCGCAAGCTCGTCGCCCAGGCCTTCACCGCCCGCAACGTCAGCGTGCTCCGGCCTCGCGTCGAGGAGATCACGCGGGTGCTACTCGACCGCCTCGACGAGGTGCCCGAGGGCACCGAGGTCGACCTGCGCGCCCGGTTCGCCGTGCCGCTCCCCGTCCAGGTCGTCTGCGATCTGCTCGGCGTCCCCGAGGAGATGCGCGGACCGCTGCAGGAGACCGTCGGCCTGACCTTTCTCACTTCGGTCGGCCCGGCCACGAACGAGGAGAACATCCGCGAGCTGTACGGAACCCTGGCCGAGCTCGTCGCCGCCGGACGCGAGGCACCCGGAGAAGGCCTGATCACCCGCCTCGTCGCCGTACGCGACGAGGCGAACGGCATCGGCCTCAGTCAGCAGGAGCTCCTCGACACCCTGCTGCTGATCATCTCGGCCGGCTACGAGACCACGGTCAACCTCCTCGACCACGCGGTCCACCGCCTGCTGAGCAACCCCGCCCAGCTGGAACTCGTCCGCTCCGGCCGCGCGGCCTGGGAGGACGTGGTGGAGGAGACCCTGCGCTGCGAGCCCTCCGGCTTCCACGTCCCGCTGCGTTACGCCGTCGAGGACATGGAGATCGGCGGCGTGCGCATCGCTCAGGGCGACCCGATCCTGGTGTCCGTGGCCGGGGCCGGACGCGATCCACGGGTGCACGGACCCGACGCGGCGGAGTTCGACATCACCCGGCCCACCCGCCGCGAGCACATCACCTTCGGCTACGGGGTCCACCACTGCATCGGCGCACCGCTGGCGCGCATGGAGGCGGTCGTCGCCCTGAAGGCCCTCTTCGGCCGTTACCCGGACCTGCGCCTGGCCCGCCCCGGTGAGGACCTGCCACTGCTGCCGAGCTTCATCACCAACGGCCACCGGGAACTGCCGGTCCGCCTCAGGTGA
- a CDS encoding ScbA/BarX family gamma-butyrolactone biosynthesis protein has product MQWAHRERPQDVVPTHWKRLSEHRFLVEGNWPEEHPFFAPVGGYHDPLLLVESMRQSTILLGHAAYDVPLDTHYLMHSLDFTCRPQHLLVGCKPGVEMEVVFDELTYRGRMLSGMRATVTVSRDGREAGTGVSRINLISARAYSRVRGGVTQQPVPRQYAPDVPPQLVGRLRSEDVLLLPTGIWGHWILKIDTGHRTLYQGPKDHVPGMVLIEAARQAAHATIGPSAFAPWTGDNAFHRYAEFSRPLLMEVTDVSLSGADWTMKVTGHQDGQAVFTSVLSAGQPRRLS; this is encoded by the coding sequence ATGCAGTGGGCGCACCGCGAGAGACCGCAGGACGTCGTACCGACGCACTGGAAACGCCTCTCGGAGCACCGTTTCCTCGTCGAAGGCAACTGGCCCGAAGAACACCCGTTCTTCGCGCCGGTCGGCGGATACCACGATCCGCTGCTGCTGGTGGAATCCATGCGTCAGAGTACGATTCTGCTCGGTCATGCCGCTTACGACGTCCCACTCGACACGCACTATCTGATGCATTCGCTGGACTTCACCTGCCGGCCCCAGCACCTTCTCGTCGGCTGCAAGCCGGGCGTCGAGATGGAGGTCGTCTTCGACGAACTCACCTATCGCGGGCGCATGTTGTCCGGCATGCGCGCCACGGTCACGGTCAGCCGCGACGGCCGGGAGGCCGGCACCGGCGTCAGCCGCATCAACCTGATCAGCGCCCGCGCCTACAGTCGTGTGCGGGGCGGCGTCACACAGCAGCCCGTGCCCCGGCAGTACGCGCCCGATGTGCCGCCCCAACTCGTGGGCCGCCTCCGCTCGGAGGACGTCCTGCTCCTTCCCACCGGTATCTGGGGCCACTGGATCCTCAAGATCGACACCGGTCACCGCACGCTCTACCAGGGACCCAAGGACCATGTTCCGGGCATGGTCCTCATCGAGGCCGCCCGCCAGGCCGCGCACGCCACCATCGGTCCCTCGGCCTTCGCGCCCTGGACCGGCGACAACGCCTTCCACCGGTACGCGGAATTCTCCCGGCCCCTGCTCATGGAAGTCACCGACGTGTCCCTGTCGGGGGCCGACTGGACGATGAAGGTCACCGGCCACCAGGACGGGCAAGCCGTGTTCACCTCGGTCCTCTCGGCGGGGCAGCCCCGGAGACTGTCTTGA
- a CDS encoding pectate lyase, translating into MSERAHKHRRRPGKRRMAAALTAALGLTGAALATNVMLQPAGAATAAVPAWPSATGTQAVSKTIEVSGTYDGSLKRFYGSGDLGGDGQDEGQDPIFKLADGATLKNVILGSPAADGVHCSGSCTIQNVWWEDVGEDAASFKGTSTGSVYTVYGGGAKKASDKVFQFNGAGKLVITKFQVADFGKLVRSCGNCSKQYKRDIIVNDVDITAPGKSLVGINTNYGDTAALRSVRIHGDSSKKIKPCVRYTGNNTGAEPKETGSGPDGTYCRYSASDLSYD; encoded by the coding sequence ATGAGCGAACGAGCGCACAAGCACCGGCGCAGGCCCGGCAAGCGCCGCATGGCCGCCGCCCTGACCGCCGCACTGGGTCTCACCGGCGCCGCTCTGGCCACCAACGTGATGCTGCAGCCCGCAGGCGCGGCGACAGCCGCGGTGCCCGCCTGGCCCAGCGCCACCGGCACCCAGGCCGTCTCGAAGACCATCGAGGTCTCGGGGACGTACGACGGTTCCCTGAAGCGCTTCTACGGAAGCGGCGACCTCGGCGGTGACGGCCAGGACGAGGGCCAGGACCCGATCTTCAAGCTGGCCGACGGGGCGACGCTCAAGAACGTCATCCTGGGCTCGCCCGCCGCCGACGGCGTTCACTGCTCCGGCAGTTGCACGATCCAGAACGTCTGGTGGGAGGACGTCGGCGAGGACGCCGCGTCCTTCAAGGGCACGTCGACCGGCTCCGTCTACACGGTGTACGGCGGCGGCGCCAAGAAGGCCTCCGACAAGGTCTTCCAGTTCAACGGCGCCGGCAAGCTGGTCATCACGAAGTTCCAGGTCGCGGACTTCGGCAAGCTCGTCCGGTCCTGCGGCAACTGCTCCAAGCAGTACAAGCGCGACATCATCGTGAACGACGTCGACATCACGGCGCCGGGCAAGTCCCTGGTCGGTATCAACACCAACTACGGGGACACGGCCGCCCTGCGCTCGGTGCGGATCCACGGTGACAGCAGCAAGAAGATCAAGCCGTGCGTCCGCTACACCGGCAACAACACCGGCGCCGAGCCGAAGGAGACGGGCAGCGGTCCGGACGGCACGTACTGCCGCTACTCCGCGTCGGACCTCAGCTACGACTAG
- a CDS encoding NAD(P)H-binding protein, with product MILVTGATGTVGREVARQLAADHAVRLMSRTPARPAVSGPRVETAVADFSRPDSLAGALSGVRAAFLVTSHPDEPHDERFLEAAVAEGVGHVVKLSAAVVDDDTDDFLTVRQRAMEEEVRSCGIAWTLLRPRAFMSNTLSWADRIERDGTVGALYGSASNAPVDPRDVARVAVRALTERGHTGRTYTLVGPEELSAREQTRILGDVLGRPLRFCEWTVREARERLAHRYPPPVVEALLKRAALQARGGKTLHGDALASLTGRAAGTFRGWADDHAHCFPGGPAARRPGSGPRSPGPAPPRGDAALPRFRTHRYVCAGRAGWRRVARCDAARHSGVT from the coding sequence TTGATCCTGGTCACCGGCGCCACCGGCACGGTGGGGCGGGAGGTGGCGCGGCAGCTCGCGGCGGACCATGCCGTACGACTGATGAGCCGCACCCCCGCGCGTCCCGCCGTGTCCGGCCCCCGGGTGGAGACGGCCGTCGCGGACTTCTCCCGGCCCGACTCGCTGGCAGGAGCGCTGAGCGGGGTGCGGGCCGCGTTCCTGGTCACCAGCCACCCGGACGAACCCCACGACGAGCGCTTCCTGGAAGCCGCCGTCGCCGAGGGCGTCGGCCACGTGGTCAAGCTGTCGGCGGCGGTCGTCGACGACGACACCGACGACTTCCTCACCGTTCGCCAGAGGGCCATGGAGGAGGAGGTGCGCTCCTGCGGGATCGCCTGGACCCTGCTCCGCCCACGGGCGTTCATGTCGAACACCCTGTCCTGGGCCGACCGCATCGAACGGGACGGCACGGTGGGCGCCTTGTACGGCAGCGCGTCCAACGCGCCGGTGGACCCCCGCGACGTCGCCCGGGTCGCCGTACGGGCGCTCACGGAGAGAGGACACACGGGCAGGACGTACACGCTCGTCGGTCCCGAGGAGCTCAGCGCCCGTGAGCAGACGCGCATCCTCGGCGACGTACTCGGGCGCCCTCTGCGGTTCTGCGAGTGGACGGTCCGAGAGGCACGCGAGCGTCTGGCACACCGGTACCCGCCCCCCGTGGTCGAGGCACTCCTGAAGCGGGCGGCCCTGCAGGCCAGGGGCGGCAAGACGCTGCACGGCGACGCACTCGCCTCACTGACGGGCCGCGCCGCGGGCACCTTCCGCGGCTGGGCGGACGACCACGCACATTGTTTCCCCGGCGGGCCGGCGGCCCGCCGCCCGGGGAGCGGGCCCCGTTCTCCGGGGCCCGCTCCCCCTCGGGGCGATGCCGCGCTCCCCCGTTTCCGTACTCACCGATATGTATGCGCGGGCCGGGCCGGGTGGCGCCGCGTCGCCCGGTGCGACGCCGCCCGGCACTCCGGCGTCACCTGA
- a CDS encoding ScbR family autoregulator-binding transcription factor, with amino-acid sequence MNLTKQDRAARTRQKLIEAAAIVFDRRGYEATTLSDIANAAGTTKGAIYFHFRNKDDLAQIILAQQQQSEEHALSPQPVKLQEIVDSGMVFAERLRTDPLVRASVRLSLDQQATDIDRGGVFRAWREANLAILQEAQERGELRCHVDLVATAELFVGTFAGLQQMSQLFSDYDDLPDRVTVLLTNLMPSIAVPPVLGVLDMCAQRGAHLIAAAKPGGGGDSEAVEEPAVAQG; translated from the coding sequence ATGAACTTGACCAAACAGGACCGGGCGGCTCGAACCCGGCAGAAACTCATCGAGGCCGCCGCGATCGTCTTCGACCGGCGCGGCTACGAGGCCACCACTCTCAGCGACATCGCCAACGCGGCCGGAACGACCAAGGGGGCCATCTACTTCCACTTCAGGAACAAGGACGACCTGGCTCAGATAATCCTCGCCCAGCAGCAGCAGTCCGAGGAACACGCCCTGAGCCCGCAGCCCGTCAAGCTCCAGGAGATCGTCGACTCCGGGATGGTCTTCGCCGAACGTCTGCGCACCGACCCGCTGGTCCGTGCCAGTGTCCGGCTCAGTCTGGACCAGCAAGCCACCGACATCGACCGCGGCGGCGTGTTCCGTGCCTGGCGGGAGGCCAACCTGGCCATTCTGCAGGAGGCACAGGAACGTGGTGAACTCCGTTGCCACGTCGACCTGGTGGCGACGGCTGAGCTGTTCGTGGGCACCTTCGCGGGCCTCCAGCAGATGTCGCAGCTCTTCAGTGACTACGACGACCTGCCGGACCGTGTGACGGTGCTGCTGACGAATCTCATGCCGAGCATCGCCGTTCCCCCGGTGCTCGGTGTGCTGGACATGTGCGCGCAGCGCGGCGCCCACCTGATTGCGGCAGCGAAGCCGGGGGGTGGCGGGGACTCCGAGGCGGTGGAGGAGCCGGCCGTCGCGCAGGGCTGA
- a CDS encoding ScbR family autoregulator-binding transcription factor: MRTRRALIHSAAERFERHGYERTKLSEVSEGAGVTTGALHFHFRNKADLAEAVEHAAIRNLYRVARRAQCGQPDALTELASLSYELAHLLHQDVVSRAGFRLNYEMSGRTRLSIHQEWQSCVQRLLVQAGEEEGAPIRTLPLCELTDTVVGATTGFALLARDNRAWLSPKVLTGFWRAVLPDCALESNGDGAG, from the coding sequence GTGCGCACCCGAAGAGCCCTGATCCACTCGGCGGCCGAGAGGTTCGAACGGCACGGGTACGAGCGAACGAAGCTGAGTGAGGTGAGCGAGGGGGCCGGAGTCACCACCGGCGCCCTGCACTTCCACTTCCGCAACAAGGCCGACCTGGCCGAGGCCGTGGAACACGCGGCCATCCGCAACCTCTACCGGGTCGCCCGGCGGGCCCAGTGCGGCCAGCCCGACGCGTTGACCGAACTAGCTTCCCTGTCCTATGAGTTGGCCCATCTGCTGCATCAGGACGTGGTGTCCCGGGCCGGCTTCCGGCTCAACTACGAGATGTCGGGACGCACCCGGCTGAGCATCCATCAGGAGTGGCAGAGCTGTGTCCAGAGGCTCCTCGTCCAGGCAGGCGAGGAGGAGGGCGCGCCGATCCGCACGCTGCCCCTGTGCGAGCTCACCGACACCGTGGTCGGAGCCACCACCGGCTTCGCGCTGCTGGCCCGCGACAACCGCGCCTGGCTGTCGCCGAAAGTGCTCACCGGCTTCTGGCGCGCCGTACTGCCGGACTGCGCTCTGGAGTCGAACGGTGACGGGGCGGGTTGA